TGTGCCACGCATCAGCGCGCAGGATCGCTTGCACCTTACGCCCACGGCTGACCCGCGTTTTCAGCGGATCATCCTGTCCTTTGGCTATGCCGAGGTGCCGGATGTGCCCCAAGCCTTGCTGCTGCTGCGCCCGCATGGATTGAAATTCGATATCATGTCGACATCCTTCATCCTGTCGCGACGCAGCCTGCGCCGATCCGTGCGCTCAGACCTGCCGGGCTGGCAAGCGCGCATGTTCATTTTCCTGTCGCGCAATGCCACAGCCGCCTCGGATTATTTCCGCATTCCGGCGGGCCGCGTCGTCGAACTGGGCGTGCAGATGAACCTGTAATCGCCGCACAGATTACATAACAAACATTACGCGAATAGAATGACGCTTCATGCATATTCGCGTATTTTCAAATGAAACAACGGGATTGCGTGCAGAAAATGGGCAACTCACACGTCCATTGGGGCATTCACGGCCGATAGCGCAATCACTGCGCTTTCGCCATTGCAATACCCTATTAAAATAGTAAGAAAACCTTGCAGCCCGCAAAATGGCGCTGCCTCATATATCATTCCTATGACCTTTTCTTCGCCTGCCGATGGATCGCGCGCGATGCGTGCACCTATGCCTTTTATCTTGCTGGTCGTCATTTTCGCCGCCCTTTTGATCGCGATCTGTGGGCTGAGCGTGATGCTCGGGCCGCGCACCATCGCCCCCGCTGATATAGTGGCGGCCTTTCGCGCCAATGATGGCGGTGCGGATCACACGACGGTGCTGTCGCTGCGGGTACCGCGCACGGTGATTGGCGTGATGGCCGGCATGGCGCTGGGGATTTCAGGCGCGCTGTTGCAGGCGATGACGCGCAACCCGCTGGCCGATACCGGAGTCTTGGGCATCAATGCAGGCGCGGCTTTTGCCATGGTGCTGGGGATCGCGTTTTTTGGCGTGACCTCCGCAAGCGGCCTCGTCTGGTTTTCCTTCATCGGCACAGGCGTCACGGCACTTGGCGTCTATAGCATTGCCGCATCAGGGAAATTTGGCGCAACCCCGCTGCGACTGATCTTGGCGGGCGTGGCGCTGGGGGCGTTGATCCGCGGCCTGACGGCGGCGCTGGTGCTGACCAATCCGGTGATCTTCGACCAGATGCTCAGTTGGGATGTCGGCACGCTGGCGTTGATCGGCGGCGGGCGGATCACTGTCGTCCTGCCCTTTATTCTGACCGGCCTGATCCTTGCGGCGTCCCTCGCCCCGGCGCTGCAGATCCTGAGCCTTGGCGATCAAAGCGCCAAAGCTTTGGGCGCAAGCCTGATCCGCACCCGCGCGCTGACCCTGCTGGCGGTGATCCTGCTGACCGGAGCGGCCACCGCCGCCTGCGGGCCGATCGGCTTTCTGGGCCTGATGGCGCCACAGATGGCGCGCGCGATCTGCGGTGCGCACCAGCCGCGGATTATGGCACTGACGGTATTGATCGCCCCGGCGATCCTGCTGGGCGCTGATCTGATGGGGCGCATGGTGATGCGCCCCGGCGACATTGATGTGGGGATCGTCATGGCGATTTTGGGCGCGCCGATGCTGATCTATGTGGTGATGCGCCGCAAGGTCGCCGCGCTATGACACCGCTGTTTCGCGCCCCCCGTTTCGCCCTGCGCCGCGCCGGTATCAGCATGATTATCGACGCGCGCGTTGTGATCCTGTCGCTGGTGCTTGCCGCCCTCGCAATCGGGCTGTTCCTGATCAGCCTCTCGAGCGGGCGGATCGCCTATTCCTTTGCCGAAGTGCTGAACGTGCTGGGCGGCGGCGGTGATCGCCGCAGCCAGATGGTCATATTGGAATGGCGCCTGCCCCGTGCCGTCGCTGCGCTGATCCTGGGCGCGCTGCTGGGGCTGTCGGGCGCGATCTTTCAGTCGGTGACGCGTAACCCTTTGGGCAGCCCTGATATTGTCGGCTTTGACGCGGGTGCCTACAGCGGCGCACTGGTGGCGATGGTGCTGCTGTCGGGGGGGTGGGTGACGCTGGCGGTTTCGGCCATGGCGGGCGGATTGTTGACCGGCGTGCTGATCTATCTGCTCGCATGGCGGCGCGGCACCACCGGCTTTCACCTGATCGTCATCGGCATCGGGGTCAGCGCCATGTTGACAGCTGTCAACCAATGGGTGCTGCTGGCCCTGCCCGTGCAAACCGCCATGGCGGCGGGCGTCTGGGCGAGCGGATCGCTGGCGCGCACGCAGGCGGATCAAGCGGTGTTCGCACTGATCGCCGGACTGCTGCTGATCGCCCTCACCTTGCTGTTTTCACGCCGGATGCGCCTGCTGGAAATGGGCGACGCGCGCGCCGCCGCGCTTGGCATTTCGGTCGAGCGCTCGAAACTGCTGCTGATGGTGCTGGCTGTGGCCGCCATGGCGATCAGTACTTCGGTTGCGGGGCCGATCCCGTTTGTCGCACTGGCCGCGCCGCAAATGGCGCGGCTGCTGACCCGCGCGGCGGGCACGACATTGCTGGGGTCGATGGCGACCGGATCGGCGCTGCTGGTCGGGGCGGATTACATCGCCCAGCATATCATCGCCCCCGCGCAGGTGCCGGTCGGCATTGTCACCCTCGCCATAGGCGGCGGGTATTTCCTATGGCTTTTGATCCGCGAGGCACGCAAATGACGCTGCAAGCTGAAGATATCCGCCTGACGCGCGGCAGCAATATCGTGCTGGACGGGCTGACAACGCGCATTCCGCAAGGCGCGTTCACCGCGATTGTCGGGCCCAATGGCTGCGGAAAATCGACACTGCTGCTGACCTTGTCGCGCATTCTGGCCCCCAGCCACGGCCAAGTTGTGCTGGATGGCAAGGCCATCGCGCGGATGCCCGCCCGCG
Above is a genomic segment from Ketogulonicigenium vulgare WSH-001 containing:
- a CDS encoding FecCD family ABC transporter permease — encoded protein: MTPLFRAPRFALRRAGISMIIDARVVILSLVLAALAIGLFLISLSSGRIAYSFAEVLNVLGGGGDRRSQMVILEWRLPRAVAALILGALLGLSGAIFQSVTRNPLGSPDIVGFDAGAYSGALVAMVLLSGGWVTLAVSAMAGGLLTGVLIYLLAWRRGTTGFHLIVIGIGVSAMLTAVNQWVLLALPVQTAMAAGVWASGSLARTQADQAVFALIAGLLLIALTLLFSRRMRLLEMGDARAAALGISVERSKLLLMVLAVAAMAISTSVAGPIPFVALAAPQMARLLTRAAGTTLLGSMATGSALLVGADYIAQHIIAPAQVPVGIVTLAIGGGYFLWLLIREARK
- a CDS encoding FecCD family ABC transporter permease; the protein is MPFILLVVIFAALLIAICGLSVMLGPRTIAPADIVAAFRANDGGADHTTVLSLRVPRTVIGVMAGMALGISGALLQAMTRNPLADTGVLGINAGAAFAMVLGIAFFGVTSASGLVWFSFIGTGVTALGVYSIAASGKFGATPLRLILAGVALGALIRGLTAALVLTNPVIFDQMLSWDVGTLALIGGGRITVVLPFILTGLILAASLAPALQILSLGDQSAKALGASLIRTRALTLLAVILLTGAATAACGPIGFLGLMAPQMARAICGAHQPRIMALTVLIAPAILLGADLMGRMVMRPGDIDVGIVMAILGAPMLIYVVMRRKVAAL